A stretch of the Streptomyces sp. NBC_01428 genome encodes the following:
- a CDS encoding sodium:solute symporter, with translation MAVDYTVIVVYLAGMLAMGWWGMRRAKSKSEFLVAGRRLGPAMYSGTMAAIVLGGASTIGGVGLGYQYGLSGAWMVFTIGLGLLALSVFFSARIARLKVYTVSEMLDLRYGGRAGLISGVVMWAYTLMLAVTSTIAYATIFDVLFDMNRTLAIIIGGSIVVAYSTLGGMWSITLTDMVQFVVKTIGVLLLLLPIAVVKAGGFSAMKAKLPTEYFDPLGIGGETIFTYVLIYTFGMLIGQDIWQRVFTARGDRTAKWGGTVAGTYCLVYAVAGAVIGTAAKVMYPKLPSADTAFATIVKDELPVGVRGLVLAAALAAVMSTSSGALIACATVANNDIWSRLRGAVKPGAAEHDEVKGNRVFILIMGVAAIGTAIALNNVVEALTVAYNLLVAGLLVPILGGLLWKRGTAQGALASVVVGGLAVVGLMAGYGILANEPVYYGLLLSLAAYVIVSLATPATDAAVLAVWRERLAGRGAEPLSEPVPVHQ, from the coding sequence ATGGCCGTCGACTACACAGTGATCGTCGTCTATCTGGCCGGCATGCTGGCCATGGGCTGGTGGGGCATGCGCCGCGCCAAGTCCAAGAGCGAGTTCCTGGTCGCCGGACGGCGCCTCGGACCCGCCATGTACTCGGGCACCATGGCCGCCATCGTCCTCGGCGGCGCGTCCACCATCGGCGGCGTCGGGCTCGGCTACCAGTACGGCCTCTCCGGGGCCTGGATGGTCTTCACCATCGGACTCGGCCTGCTCGCCCTCAGCGTCTTCTTCTCCGCGCGCATCGCCCGCCTGAAGGTCTACACCGTCTCCGAGATGCTCGACCTGCGCTACGGCGGCCGGGCCGGCCTCATCTCCGGCGTCGTCATGTGGGCGTACACCCTGATGCTGGCGGTCACCTCGACCATCGCGTACGCCACGATCTTCGACGTCCTCTTCGACATGAACCGGACGCTCGCGATCATCATCGGCGGGTCGATCGTCGTCGCCTACTCGACCCTCGGCGGCATGTGGTCGATCACCCTCACCGACATGGTGCAGTTCGTCGTCAAGACCATCGGCGTGCTGCTCCTGCTGCTGCCCATCGCCGTCGTCAAGGCCGGCGGGTTCAGCGCGATGAAGGCCAAGCTGCCCACCGAGTACTTCGACCCGCTGGGCATCGGCGGCGAGACGATCTTCACCTACGTCCTCATCTACACGTTCGGCATGCTGATCGGGCAGGACATCTGGCAGCGCGTGTTCACCGCGCGCGGTGACAGGACGGCCAAGTGGGGCGGCACCGTCGCCGGCACCTACTGCCTGGTCTACGCCGTCGCCGGGGCCGTCATCGGCACCGCGGCCAAGGTCATGTACCCGAAACTGCCCAGCGCCGACACCGCCTTCGCGACCATCGTCAAGGACGAACTCCCCGTCGGAGTGCGCGGCCTGGTGCTCGCCGCCGCGCTCGCCGCCGTGATGTCCACCTCCTCCGGCGCCCTCATCGCCTGCGCCACCGTCGCCAACAACGACATCTGGTCGCGGCTGCGCGGTGCCGTGAAGCCCGGCGCCGCCGAACACGACGAGGTCAAGGGCAACCGCGTCTTCATCCTGATCATGGGCGTCGCGGCGATCGGCACGGCGATCGCGCTCAACAACGTCGTCGAGGCGCTGACCGTCGCGTACAACCTGCTCGTCGCCGGACTGCTCGTGCCGATCCTCGGCGGCCTGCTCTGGAAGCGCGGCACGGCGCAGGGCGCGCTCGCCTCCGTGGTCGTGGGCGGTCTCGCCGTCGTCGGCCTGATGGCCGGCTACGGCATCCTCGCCAACGAGCCCGTCTACTACGGGCTGCTCCTCTCCCTGGCCGCCTACGTGATCGTCTCGCTGGCCACGCCCGCGACCGACGCCGCGGTCCTGGCCGTCTGGCGCGAGCGGCTGGCCGGCCGCGGCGCCGAACCCTTGTCCGAACCGGTCCCGGTTCACCAGTAG
- a CDS encoding PucR family transcriptional regulator, with product MPDPRSPSAPQAPAVAPAPAVPPTPPVALSALLAREDLGLRRIAGPAGSGTVIRWAHTSEMSDPYPYLLGGELLLTAGVHVPDPAAGQDAPSRAGDAAGRLREYFDAYVSRIVAAGGAALGFGLAPVHYRVPPELVAACDAHGLPLLEVPPRTTFSGVARAVWQLMAQARLAELRRVTEAQQSLAAAAARPDPVPAVLRQLAQRVGGLAVLYGPEGTELARTGRIPDASTTGSASGRGASGDASPEGPTATSAGGATGTPGATRASTAAGALDDSPANPSPRTPADPPAGGTGAADARLAATPAEAALAELAGVVRPWEGAGAASPRPSSATDTVGGVHLAAYALGSGQGFVLGVAAPRRDPGDHTIASVASVLLSLLTGEQQSGSGAARSAALVRLLLGAAPEAVAPLLGGERWTVVHACRTGEGPAPDAVTATALGAALGSALVDVEGDVVRVLVPGDRVPAEQPGWTCGVGAPAGPDAWTAADTQAARALARARATRTALVRHGERPALADLLPAGDAEAHALVLLAPVAGTPALTETLRAWLSLHGSWDRTAVALSVHRNTVRQRIARCSALLEADLDDPDVRMELWFALRSG from the coding sequence ATGCCGGACCCCCGGTCACCGTCAGCCCCGCAGGCTCCCGCCGTCGCCCCGGCCCCCGCCGTCCCGCCGACTCCCCCGGTGGCGCTGTCGGCGCTCCTCGCCCGCGAGGACCTGGGGCTGCGGCGGATCGCCGGTCCCGCCGGGAGCGGCACCGTGATCCGGTGGGCGCACACCTCGGAGATGTCCGACCCCTACCCCTACCTGCTGGGCGGCGAGCTGCTGCTGACCGCCGGGGTCCACGTCCCGGACCCGGCCGCCGGGCAGGACGCCCCTTCGCGCGCCGGGGACGCCGCCGGACGTCTGCGGGAGTACTTCGACGCCTATGTGTCCCGGATCGTGGCGGCGGGTGGCGCGGCCCTCGGCTTCGGCCTGGCGCCGGTGCACTACCGGGTGCCGCCCGAGCTGGTCGCGGCCTGCGACGCCCACGGCCTGCCACTGCTGGAGGTGCCGCCCCGGACGACGTTCTCCGGCGTCGCCCGGGCGGTGTGGCAGCTCATGGCGCAGGCCCGGCTCGCGGAGCTGCGGCGGGTGACGGAGGCCCAGCAGAGCCTCGCGGCAGCGGCGGCCCGCCCCGATCCGGTCCCGGCCGTGCTCCGCCAGCTCGCCCAGCGGGTGGGCGGCCTCGCGGTCCTGTACGGCCCGGAGGGCACGGAACTGGCCCGGACCGGCAGGATCCCGGATGCCTCGACGACGGGGAGCGCCTCCGGGCGGGGTGCCTCGGGGGACGCCTCCCCGGAGGGCCCGACGGCCACCTCGGCGGGCGGCGCCACCGGCACCCCCGGGGCCACCCGCGCGAGCACGGCCGCCGGCGCCCTCGACGACTCACCGGCGAACCCCTCGCCCCGCACCCCCGCTGACCCGCCCGCCGGCGGGACCGGTGCTGCCGACGCGCGTCTCGCCGCGACGCCCGCCGAGGCCGCCCTCGCCGAGCTGGCCGGGGTCGTCCGCCCGTGGGAAGGGGCGGGGGCCGCTTCCCCGAGGCCCTCGTCCGCCACCGACACCGTCGGCGGTGTCCATCTCGCGGCCTACGCGCTCGGCAGCGGTCAGGGCTTCGTGCTCGGGGTCGCCGCGCCACGCCGCGACCCGGGCGACCACACGATCGCCTCCGTCGCGTCCGTGCTGCTCTCCCTCCTCACCGGGGAGCAGCAGAGCGGCAGTGGTGCGGCCAGGTCGGCCGCGCTGGTGCGGCTGCTGCTCGGTGCCGCGCCCGAGGCGGTGGCGCCGCTCCTCGGCGGCGAGCGGTGGACCGTCGTGCACGCGTGCCGTACCGGGGAAGGGCCGGCGCCGGACGCCGTCACCGCCACCGCGCTGGGGGCGGCTCTGGGCTCCGCGCTGGTCGACGTGGAGGGTGACGTGGTCCGCGTCCTCGTCCCCGGTGACCGCGTGCCCGCCGAGCAGCCCGGCTGGACCTGCGGGGTCGGCGCGCCCGCCGGCCCGGACGCCTGGACGGCGGCCGACACCCAGGCCGCCCGCGCGCTGGCCCGCGCCCGAGCGACCCGCACCGCCCTGGTCCGGCACGGCGAGCGCCCCGCGCTCGCCGATCTCCTCCCGGCGGGCGACGCCGAGGCCCACGCCCTCGTCCTCCTCGCTCCCGTCGCGGGGACGCCCGCGCTGACCGAGACCCTGCGCGCCTGGCTCTCCCTGCACGGCAGTTGGGACCGGACGGCGGTGGCCCTCTCCGTCCACCGCAACACCGTCCGCCAACGCATCGCCCGCTGCTCGGCGTTGCTGGAGGCGGACCTCGACGATCCGGACGTGCGGATGGAGTTGTGGTTCGCGCTCCGATCCGGGTGA
- a CDS encoding thiamine pyrophosphate-binding protein — translation MTHDHDLVLRPTASQTEAALNPPPGRNGGDLVVETLSGLGATTVFGLPGQHALGMFDALRRSSLQYVGLRVENNAGFAADAYGRVTGEAAPLLLSTGPGALTSLAALQEARAASAPVLAISSQIPTAGLGGGRHGYLHELPDQQASFRGVVKSVHTVRTPSQIPSAIAAAWESALTAPHGPVWVEIPQDVLLAETSLPVVTAMDATPEDVVPRPELTALAAHLLSTADRPAIIAGGGVVRADASGKLRLLAERLNAPVVTTFGGKGAFPWEHPLSLQSWLEDRHTTDFLEDADVLLVVGSGLGELSSNYHTFKPRGRVIQIEADLGKLESNHPALGIHADARLALSTLLETVEERPDASAADRVTSVLAQVADRIAGQELTLEQDVLAAVRRALPATSPSFWDMTILAYWAWSAFDPRGTNTMHSAQGAGGLGYGFPAALGAAAADPSRPVLAVSGDGGALYSIAELATAKQYGLPVTWLIVDDGGYGILREYMTDAFGQATATELSRPDYVALAESFGVPGTLTSPETLEADLAEALAAPGPSVVVLPAVLRMFAPTHLD, via the coding sequence GTGACCCACGACCACGACCTGGTGCTCCGTCCGACGGCGTCGCAGACGGAGGCCGCGCTCAACCCGCCCCCCGGCCGCAACGGCGGAGACCTGGTCGTGGAGACCCTCTCCGGTCTCGGTGCGACGACCGTCTTCGGGCTGCCCGGCCAGCACGCGCTCGGCATGTTCGACGCCCTGCGCCGCTCCTCCCTCCAGTACGTCGGACTGCGCGTCGAGAACAACGCCGGGTTCGCTGCGGACGCCTACGGCCGCGTCACCGGCGAGGCCGCGCCGCTGCTGCTGTCCACCGGCCCCGGCGCGCTGACCTCGCTGGCCGCCCTCCAGGAGGCGCGGGCCGCCTCCGCGCCGGTGCTCGCCATCAGCAGCCAGATCCCCACCGCGGGCCTGGGCGGCGGACGCCACGGCTATCTGCACGAACTCCCCGACCAGCAGGCCTCGTTCCGGGGCGTGGTCAAGTCGGTCCACACGGTCCGTACGCCGTCGCAGATCCCCTCCGCGATCGCCGCGGCCTGGGAGTCGGCGCTCACGGCCCCGCACGGACCGGTGTGGGTGGAGATCCCGCAGGACGTCCTCCTCGCGGAGACCTCCCTGCCCGTGGTGACCGCGATGGACGCCACCCCCGAGGACGTCGTCCCGCGCCCCGAACTCACCGCGCTGGCCGCCCATCTGCTCTCCACGGCCGACCGCCCCGCGATCATCGCGGGCGGCGGTGTCGTGCGCGCCGACGCCTCCGGCAAACTGCGCCTGCTCGCCGAGCGGCTGAACGCGCCGGTCGTCACCACCTTCGGCGGCAAGGGCGCCTTCCCCTGGGAGCACCCGCTGTCCCTCCAGTCCTGGCTGGAGGACCGGCACACGACCGACTTCCTGGAGGACGCCGACGTCCTGCTCGTGGTGGGCTCGGGACTCGGTGAACTCTCCTCGAACTACCACACGTTCAAGCCCCGCGGCCGGGTGATCCAGATCGAGGCCGACCTCGGCAAGCTGGAGTCCAACCACCCGGCGCTCGGCATCCACGCGGACGCCCGCCTCGCGCTCTCCACGCTCCTGGAGACGGTGGAGGAACGCCCCGACGCGTCGGCGGCGGACCGGGTGACCTCGGTGCTCGCCCAGGTCGCGGACCGTATCGCCGGCCAGGAACTCACCCTGGAACAGGACGTGCTGGCGGCCGTCCGCCGCGCCCTGCCGGCCACCTCGCCGTCCTTCTGGGACATGACGATCCTGGCCTACTGGGCGTGGTCGGCCTTCGACCCGCGCGGCACCAACACCATGCACTCCGCCCAGGGCGCCGGCGGTCTCGGCTACGGCTTCCCCGCGGCGCTCGGCGCGGCCGCCGCCGACCCCTCCCGACCGGTCCTCGCGGTGTCCGGCGACGGCGGCGCGCTGTACTCCATCGCCGAGCTGGCGACGGCGAAGCAGTACGGCCTGCCCGTCACCTGGCTCATCGTCGACGACGGCGGCTACGGCATCCTGCGCGAGTACATGACGGACGCGTTCGGCCAGGCGACCGCCACCGAGCTGTCCCGCCCCGACTACGTGGCCCTCGCCGAGTCGTTCGGCGTCCCGGGCACCCTCACCAGCCCCGAGACGCTGGAGGCGGACCTGGCCGAGGCGCTGGCCGCCCCCGGCCCCTCGGTGGTCGTGCTGCCCGCCGTGCTGCGCATGTTCGCGCCGACGCACCTGGACTGA
- a CDS encoding endonuclease I family protein encodes MPATHIRRWKTLALTTSAVLVGLTLPAVTASPASATNTSYDSTYYKNAVGKTGTSLKSSLHTIISSQSKISYSAVWNALKVTDQDPNNSSNVILLYSGVSRSKSLNGGDVGDWNREHTWAKSHGDFGEVTGPGTDLHHLRPADVQVNGIRGNLDFDNGGSTVTNGGGSRVDSDSFEPRAADKGDVARMILYMAVRYDGGDGFADLEPDEKVNNGSAPYIGKLSVLKQWNEQDPPSAFEEKRNQVIYDTYQHNRNPFIDHPEWVEAIW; translated from the coding sequence ATGCCCGCCACGCACATACGGCGCTGGAAGACCCTGGCGCTGACGACGTCCGCGGTACTCGTCGGACTCACCCTCCCGGCCGTCACCGCGTCCCCCGCGAGCGCGACGAACACCTCGTACGACAGCACGTACTACAAGAACGCGGTCGGCAAGACCGGCACGAGCCTCAAGTCCTCGCTGCACACGATCATCAGCAGCCAGAGCAAGATCTCGTACTCCGCGGTCTGGAACGCGCTGAAGGTCACCGACCAGGACCCGAACAACAGCAGCAACGTGATCCTGCTGTACAGCGGCGTCTCCCGCAGCAAGTCCCTCAACGGCGGTGACGTCGGCGACTGGAACCGTGAGCACACCTGGGCCAAGTCGCACGGCGACTTCGGCGAGGTGACCGGACCCGGCACCGACCTGCACCACCTGCGCCCGGCGGACGTCCAGGTCAACGGCATCCGCGGCAACCTGGACTTCGACAACGGCGGCAGCACGGTGACCAACGGCGGCGGCAGCCGCGTGGACTCCGACTCCTTCGAGCCGCGCGCCGCGGACAAGGGCGACGTGGCCCGCATGATCCTCTACATGGCCGTGCGCTACGACGGCGGCGACGGGTTCGCCGACCTGGAGCCGGACGAGAAGGTGAACAACGGCAGCGCGCCGTACATCGGCAAGCTGTCCGTGCTGAAGCAGTGGAACGAGCAGGACCCGCCGAGCGCCTTCGAGGAGAAGCGCAACCAGGTCATCTACGACACCTACCAGCACAACCGCAACCCGTTCATCGACCACCCGGAGTGGGTCGAGGCGATCTGGTAG
- the speB gene encoding agmatinase, with the protein MSNETPRGPVDSSRVPRYAGPATFARLPRLDEVGTADVAVVGVPFDSGVSYRPGARFGGNAIREASRLLRPYNPAQDASPFALAQVADAGDIAANPFNINEAVETVEAAADELLGTGARLMTLGGDHTIALPLLRSVAKKHGPVALLHFDAHLDTWDTYFGAEYTHGTPFRRAVEEGILDTEALSHVGTRGPLYGKQDLTDDEKMGFGIVTSADIYRHGADEVADQLRQRIGDRPLYISIDIDCLDPAHAPGTGTPEAGGMTSRELLEILRGLSSCNLVSADVVEVAPAYDHAEITAVAASHTAYELTTIMSRQIAEARNK; encoded by the coding sequence ATGAGCAACGAGACGCCCCGCGGCCCCGTCGACTCGTCCCGCGTCCCGCGGTACGCCGGCCCCGCGACCTTCGCCCGGCTGCCCCGCCTCGACGAGGTCGGCACCGCCGACGTCGCCGTCGTCGGTGTGCCGTTCGACTCCGGCGTCTCGTACCGGCCGGGCGCCCGCTTCGGCGGCAACGCCATCCGCGAGGCGTCCCGGCTGCTCCGCCCCTACAACCCGGCCCAGGACGCCTCGCCGTTCGCCCTCGCCCAGGTCGCGGACGCCGGTGACATCGCGGCGAACCCGTTCAACATCAACGAGGCCGTGGAGACGGTCGAGGCCGCCGCCGACGAACTGCTCGGCACCGGCGCCCGGCTGATGACCCTGGGCGGCGACCACACCATCGCCCTGCCCCTGCTGCGCTCCGTGGCCAAGAAGCACGGCCCGGTCGCGCTGCTCCACTTCGACGCGCACCTCGACACCTGGGACACCTACTTCGGCGCCGAGTACACCCACGGCACGCCGTTCCGCCGGGCCGTCGAGGAGGGCATCCTCGACACCGAGGCGCTCTCGCACGTCGGCACCCGCGGCCCGTTGTACGGCAAGCAGGACCTCACCGACGACGAGAAGATGGGCTTCGGCATCGTCACCTCGGCGGACATCTACCGCCACGGCGCCGACGAGGTCGCCGACCAGCTCCGCCAGCGCATCGGCGACCGCCCGCTCTACATCTCCATCGACATCGACTGCCTCGACCCGGCGCACGCGCCCGGCACCGGCACCCCCGAGGCGGGCGGCATGACCTCCCGCGAGCTCCTGGAGATCCTGCGCGGACTCTCGTCCTGCAACCTGGTCTCCGCCGACGTCGTCGAGGTCGCCCCGGCCTACGACCACGCGGAGATCACCGCCGTGGCGGCGTCCCACACCGCCTACGAACTGACCACCATCATGTCCCGCCAGATCGCGGAGGCCCGGAACAAGTGA
- a CDS encoding FG-GAP repeat domain-containing protein, producing the protein MSRARRRDRSTRLTAPLAAAALLAGGAGAWALTGATAQAATGSAAVQDDFNKDGYADLVVGAPDATVSSKAKAGYVAIMYGSASGLSTAKKQIVSRSTAGVPGSATASQRFGSAFTKGDLDKDGYTDLVIAGGTTGSVVLWGSASGLTGGTAIAGYGAAPEAGDFDGDGTTDLALFSAQSVGGDDPAGAPATLWKGPVSRAGKPAAVLNILDKSAWWGYDEDDATCATGGGCEEDGDSITGPVVSGQVGDVNGDGRDDIVQWYYTGDGTWGNRLLYGSPTGFKRTDAPGDGVSQTASGTGVGDVNGDGFDDVVVGADGWNDKVRIAYGSSAGLTDHVQTFDQDLAGFPGVQEEGDELGSAVSVADVTGDGYADIALGIAGEDVAGVADAGSVALVHGGASGVTGAGTQVFHQDTAGMPGVAETDDRFGVATALLDVDGNGRRDLAASSTAENASAGAVWVLRGTTTGLTTTSALAFGPKTIAAPDVKARFGASLR; encoded by the coding sequence ATGTCCCGAGCACGACGCCGCGACCGTTCCACGCGGCTGACCGCGCCCCTGGCCGCCGCCGCCCTGCTGGCCGGGGGAGCCGGCGCCTGGGCCCTCACCGGGGCGACCGCGCAGGCGGCCACCGGATCGGCGGCCGTCCAGGACGACTTCAACAAGGACGGCTACGCCGACCTGGTCGTCGGAGCGCCGGACGCCACCGTGTCGAGCAAGGCCAAGGCCGGGTACGTGGCGATCATGTACGGCTCCGCGAGCGGCCTGTCCACCGCGAAGAAGCAGATCGTCAGCCGCTCCACCGCGGGCGTGCCCGGCTCCGCCACCGCGAGCCAGCGCTTCGGCTCGGCCTTCACCAAGGGCGACCTGGACAAGGACGGCTACACCGACCTCGTGATCGCCGGCGGCACGACGGGCTCGGTCGTCCTGTGGGGCTCCGCCTCCGGGCTCACCGGCGGCACCGCGATCGCCGGGTACGGCGCCGCGCCCGAGGCCGGTGACTTCGACGGCGACGGCACCACCGACCTCGCCCTGTTCTCCGCGCAGTCCGTCGGCGGGGACGACCCCGCGGGCGCCCCGGCCACCCTGTGGAAGGGCCCGGTCTCGCGCGCCGGAAAGCCGGCCGCCGTCCTCAACATCCTCGACAAGTCCGCCTGGTGGGGCTACGACGAGGACGACGCCACCTGCGCCACCGGCGGCGGCTGCGAGGAGGACGGCGACTCGATCACCGGTCCCGTCGTCTCCGGCCAGGTCGGCGACGTCAACGGCGACGGCCGGGACGACATCGTGCAGTGGTACTACACCGGTGACGGGACCTGGGGCAACCGGCTGCTGTACGGCAGCCCGACGGGCTTCAAGCGCACCGACGCCCCCGGTGACGGCGTGAGCCAGACCGCGTCGGGGACCGGTGTCGGCGACGTGAACGGCGACGGCTTCGACGACGTCGTCGTCGGCGCCGACGGCTGGAACGACAAGGTGCGGATCGCCTACGGTTCCTCCGCCGGACTCACCGACCACGTGCAGACCTTCGACCAGGACCTGGCCGGCTTCCCCGGCGTCCAGGAGGAGGGCGACGAGCTCGGCTCCGCCGTCTCCGTCGCCGACGTCACCGGTGACGGCTACGCGGACATCGCGCTCGGCATCGCCGGCGAGGACGTCGCCGGTGTGGCCGACGCCGGTTCGGTCGCCCTCGTGCACGGCGGCGCCTCCGGCGTGACCGGCGCGGGCACCCAGGTCTTCCACCAGGACACCGCCGGGATGCCCGGCGTCGCCGAGACGGACGACCGGTTCGGCGTGGCCACCGCGCTGCTGGACGTCGACGGCAACGGCCGGCGTGACCTCGCCGCCTCTTCCACCGCCGAGAACGCCTCGGCCGGCGCGGTCTGGGTGCTCCGCGGCACGACGACCGGCCTGACCACCACGTCCGCCCTCGCGTTCGGCCCGAAGACCATCGCGGCCCCCGACGTGAAGGCGCGCTTCGGCGCGTCCCTGCGCTGA
- a CDS encoding serine hydrolase codes for MTHRISRGARVLAASLGAGVIVPFAVAAAPAAAAPAPTVSCTSGKAGLAAKLQKDITAALAGRKGTVAVGLYDRGTKTTCTLRSTSAFDSASVVKVTVLATLLWDAKKHDRYLTSRETGLATAMITQSDNNATTSLWKQLGTTKVKGFLTAAGMTETKPGADGYWGLTQITVRDEQKLLALLTAKNSVLSDNARAYVLKLMGKVISSQRWGTPAGAPSSVTVHVKNGWLSRAANGWRVHSVGTFSGGGHDYTMTVLTQGNSTMDYGVATIQGVARAIHKDLVPVTVSAHRYTPTSAPREAFPAVPAH; via the coding sequence ATGACTCACCGGATATCCCGGGGTGCCCGTGTGCTCGCAGCGAGCCTGGGCGCCGGGGTGATCGTGCCGTTCGCGGTCGCCGCGGCTCCCGCCGCCGCCGCGCCGGCGCCCACCGTCAGCTGTACGTCGGGCAAGGCCGGTCTGGCAGCCAAACTGCAGAAGGACATCACCGCCGCGCTCGCGGGCCGCAAGGGCACCGTCGCGGTCGGTCTCTACGACCGCGGCACGAAGACCACCTGCACGCTGCGGAGCACGTCCGCCTTCGACTCGGCCAGCGTGGTGAAGGTGACCGTGCTCGCCACGCTCCTGTGGGACGCCAAGAAGCACGACCGGTACCTGACGTCCCGCGAGACGGGCCTCGCCACCGCGATGATCACCCAGTCCGACAACAACGCGACCACCTCCCTGTGGAAGCAGCTCGGCACGACGAAGGTCAAGGGCTTCCTCACCGCCGCCGGGATGACGGAGACCAAGCCGGGCGCCGACGGCTACTGGGGCCTCACCCAGATCACGGTGCGTGACGAGCAGAAGCTGCTCGCGCTGCTCACCGCCAAGAACTCCGTGCTGAGCGACAACGCGCGCGCCTATGTCCTGAAGCTGATGGGCAAGGTGATCTCCTCGCAGCGCTGGGGCACCCCGGCCGGGGCGCCCTCGTCGGTCACGGTGCACGTCAAGAACGGCTGGCTCTCCCGTGCCGCCAACGGCTGGCGGGTGCACAGCGTCGGCACGTTCTCCGGCGGTGGCCACGACTACACGATGACGGTGCTCACGCAGGGCAACAGCACCATGGACTACGGCGTCGCCACCATCCAGGGCGTCGCCCGGGCCATCCACAAGGACCTCGTCCCGGTCACCGTCAGTGCCCACCGGTACACGCCGACCTCGGCGCCCAGGGAGGCCTTCCCTGCCGTTCCGGCGCACTGA